The genomic window ATATTAATTCCTTTTCCCTCTGTCTGCTTAAGCAGTTCCTCTAATGCAAATAAATTGTGTCCTGTTACGATAATACATTTACCTTCGATTTTGTTTTGCGATACACGGATTGGCTGCGGAACGCCTAGTCTTGTAGTATGGGCCTCATCAAGCATTTCCATTACCCTAACAGCTGAACGTCCTACCTTTAACGCCATCTCAATATGTTCCTGTACATTAAAATTTGAGTTTGTTAATGTCAAATACAGTGCCTCATGAGTCGTTGCATCAACAAATGGATCCGTGTATCCGAGCTGATTTGCATGTGTACGGTAGGCAGCAATCCCCTTTAATCCAAAAATAATTGTATCTTGCAAGCTTGCAATGGTTTCATCTTTTCCACAAACACCGATAACTTTACATCCCCCACTCGGAGTTTGTTCACACTGGTAGCAAAACATCCTTTAAATCTCCCACTTTCCCAATAAATTAACATGATCTGAATATTTTCAATACCAAAGATAAAATGTGATTCAAATCACGCTTTTTCATAACATGATCAGAATATCCTCAATTCCAAAGTTAAAGTGTGATTCAAATCACGCTTTTTCAATTGTCAATATTTGTTCAAAAATTACCAATATTTTATTTACCAAGAACAAATACCCAGTATCCTTCATAAGATATTGTGGCTATGCCAACATCATTAATTGATAGGGGCTGAAAAAATTGAGCAACGATAGCAAAAAGGGAAAAAATGAGATGGGAGATTTAATGAAATCGATGAATCAATTCTTTAATGAAAAGCCAGTTCGGGGCTTTCTGCAAACTATGGATGAGTTCTTCAGGAACCCATTCCCCTTTCATTCTCCTTTTCACGTTGATGTCCGAGAAACAGCGGAAGAGCATATTATTACGGCAGAGCTGCCTGGTGTAAAGCGTGAACAGATTCAGCTCGATGTCCTTGATAATTACGTAACCATTTCCGTTCAGTCTCATGAAATATTAACCGAAGAGGATGAGAATCAGAAAATGATAAAAAAGCGGCAATCAATGCAAAGATCAAGCAGAACCATTCCTCTCCCACAGACAATCACCGAAAGCAAAGTTAAAGCATCATACCAAAATGGGCTCTTAAAGATCCGTGTTCCTAAACAAAAGGGAAAGCATATTAATATTGATGAAATTGAATAAAAAACAAGCAGTCTCATAAACTGCTTGTTAATGCTCTGAAGTATCTAGCCATTTATTAAAATAACCAGTAGGTACACTGAAATAATCCTTTGTAAATCGTATAAACTCCTTCGTATCTACTTCTTTGTATTTAAAATGCTCATAATAGCTAGAAAGGAATTGCATGCTTACTTCCTTTACATCGTCTCCTTTTAATCTGTACTTATCCTCCATCATCTTTAACATTTCAATGGCAGGCTGTCCATAAATAAAGCCTGTATTTTTTACTTTATCTAACGAAACATTTGAATATTGTCTGCCAATTGGAGGATTTGCAGCCTCTATACGCTCTATTCGGTTATATGGAATGCGAAATGCTTCTCTTCTGCTTTGATTTTTGCCAGCATAAAAATACATAGAGGTGGCAAACTCAGTCATGCCTTCATCAACCCATGCCTGATGATATTGATCGTTCGCAACAACACCATAGAAATACTGATGAGCGATTTCATGGACTATGGCGTTTTTGTAAAAATACACATCCTCTATGTAAGGATTAATCGTTACTACCCCTGAATATTCCATAAATGGACCATTATCCAAAATAATATCTAATTGCTTATGAGGATATTTCCCTATATTCTCCTGATAGAAACTTAAAGCATCTCTTGCTAACTCTAAAGTTTCCTTAATATTTTTCTGATGATCCGTCTTCGTGAACAATCGGATTTTGACCCCGTCATTAGCCTCCGTTTCATGGATATCCATATCCTTAACAATGCCAATGAAGAAATCCCTCACTTTTTTTACTTTGATTTTCCCTTCACTTTCCTCTATTCGAGGGTCTTTATCGGATGAAGAAATAAGGGAGTACCCTTCTGGAATTTTATAAGTGACTTCAAAATTAGCAAAATCTGTATGGAAGGTCTCCATTCCATCATCATAATCTTCTTTATTCCATTTTCCATTTTGATAGGTTGCTAGCATTGGATACCAGTGAGCCAAATAATAATTTTCCTTTTCTTTTGAAAGGCGAACCCCCTCATTTGGAATCGTAATTGCATACTCTATTTTAACTTGATGCTTTTTCTTTTTCTGCATGGATGAAGGGATGCTAATTATTAAATTATCATTATCCAAGCTATATGTTGCTTGATCGCCATTAATCATGATTTCGTTCATTTGTACAGTAGAATACCCTTTAACAGATTGATAGGGATGCCCTTTTATAAAAGCATTTGGAATAAAATAAAAGGTGATGTCTTCCCAATTATCATCTGATATATTTTTGATTTGAATATTTGCTGTTGTATGAAAGACACCCTTTGCATCCATTTCTACATGCATATCATAGTAGGCTTTACTGTCATTTTTTACCCCTACATCTTTATCCTTTGTGGCTATGACATAAACTCCTGCTCCAATAAATACCATGACTAGGAAAGCGAAAGCAAGCCTTTCTCCTTTAGGGAGTAAACGCTTCCTTTTCTGATTTAATTGTTTGCGGATTGGTTTAATCCTTTGTGTCTGACCTGTTTGGATCCATGGCGTTCTTGAGTAGTTTGCCTGAAAGCGATTTTTTAGACCATTTGCCAATAAGCTAAAGGAAATAGTTGTAAATAAGAGAACCATTAAGGGGGTCATCAGAATATGAGTATTACCATTAATATTTCCTCTAGCTTGTCCAACTAAACCAGACAGTTCCTTCGTTACTGACAAATATATAAGCGGATCAAATCGAACAGTTGTTCCGCCAATAAATATATTCATGAGTGACAACTGGCCCATAATGGTAATAACATAAACAATTTCCAAAATGAACATAACTAATAATGTTTCCTTCATTTGCGGAAATATATGCTTCCAAATTAGTCTGTTTTTCCTGGCACCAAGAACATTTGCAGCCTCAATATAAACAGATTTATTTAATTCAGCCGTCTTTAGTCTCACGGTGGAAACAATACTAGGGATACTAATGACAGAAGCTATCATAATAAAATATCCAATAAGAGTGCTTGAACTTAACTGACTATTAAAGCTGATTGGCCTCATAAAAAAATATAAAATGAGAAATAAAGGGATATAGCTCCAAGCATTTTCAAAAGCGCCAACCCAGCTAGGTGTTTTTTTCCACATGCCTGCATATAATCCCATTACTGTCCCAAGCAGCATCTTTATACATGTAACAGCCAGTGCTACAAATACCGTAAAACGAATTCCATATAGGATCATCGTCATCAAATCATAGCCCCATTTATCTGTGCCTAATGGGTAGCTATCATTTATAAATGGTTGAATTGGAGGGGCTAATACCTTTCCATTCGTATATTGCGTTTCCAGCATCTCTGTTAATGAGTGTGGAGCCAGAATTGGACCAAATACACAAAGAAAAAGGATGATTGATACGAAGAGGCTCCCTGCATATAAAGAATAATTGATGTTAAATAATTTATTCATAAATAAATCCTCGTTTAAAAAGGTAAAGTACTAGTCTAATCGATAAAAAGACGACTCCAGAAATCAAAAGCATCGAAAAAAGCCCAATTGCAATAGGCTGAATTTCATTACTTTGAAAAATGAATTTCGTGATACCTGATACATTCATAATGTACTCGACTATAAATAGATTACCGATGCTTAAGGAAATGACTTTAATTAGCTCGGCTTTAATAAAGGGCTCAACATTTTTATAAACATGCTGGAAATTAATATAATTTAAACGCATTCCCTTTGCTACGGCTGTCTTGATATAATCTTCACTGCTCGTTTGAAGATATCTCACTGATACAAGCTTAAACATATATATTGTCGGTGCAATACTTACAAGCAAGGTCGGAAACCAAAGATTGAGCGCTCCCGCGTCAGCACGTAAAGAAATGATTCTAACCCCTGTTACCTTATAGAATTTCACCGCTAAAATCAAAGATAGAATAATAATAATAAAATCAGGTATCGCTGATAAAACGTTTAAAATGAAATTTAAGAGCTTCGTTAATCGAAAACGGCTTATGAAAATTCCAAAAATTAAGCTAATGATAATTGAAACATTTACTCCGATTAGCATGATTTTTAAACTAGTAAAAAAGTTATTCCCTATGTCCCCTGCAATTTCCCGATGCTGTGAACCTAATTGATATGTACCTAGGCTTCCATTACTAATTTCACTAATAAAATCCCCATAAATTCCAGGCAATTTCTCAAAATGCCATTTCAACCGATTCTCATGCTGATTTACTTCAACTATCATTGGTATGGCAGCAAGAGAAAGTATTAAGAGGAATATGATAACAATTTGCTGTAATGTACGTAACATCTGCATCCCCCATCTATATTCATTTCTCTATTTTTTCACCTGTTTCTATTTATTGTCAATCATAATCTTCAAATCTAATGAAAAAACAAGGTATTCGCATGACATTCTTCGCGAATACCTTGTTAAATTTTTCTCATTAAACCTTGATTATCCCGCCCAATCCTTTGACAAGCGATGAAACTTGACTAACAGCATTTACCATTTGTCCTGCCGTATTCATCATTTTGTTAATATCTATTGAGCCATCCTGTGCCTTAAATGAATTCATGAGAGATTGTACACCTGATGACTGTTTCGGAATAAAGGACTGCTTCGGGTAAGGGTTCATATAAGAATTAGAGAAATAGGGATTAAAAGAGTTCGAATTATTTTGGTTTGTTTCAGGATCTAATGGATTTTGGAAAATGCTCTGTGAAAAATTACCCTGCCCCATCTGCATCCCATTTTGCTTCATCGGATATCCATTGGTTGGGAACGGGCTATACATTAAATTTTGGCTTGCCATGGAAGGAAAACCATTTTGGTACATCATGTCACTTCCATATGGAAACGGTTGGTTGTGTGGACTATTGTAGAACCCCATATTCCCTGCAGGAGAAGGATAATAAGGGGGCTGCTGTCTCCATTGATTTTGATTTAGTCCGTACTCTACATTATTTATAGATGTTGGGTGATATTGATACATATAATGGCTGGCTCTATTTCCTCTTCGGCCAAACATGGGGACATCCTCCTCTTTCATTAACAAAGTATCTCAGCCTGCTTGAGAAATCATTACTATAATTTATGAAAAGTATGCCTATATTGTGATTACACTGGAAACGTTTTCATTTTTTGTCTATTGTTGAGGATTCATGTCGGAAGTCTTAATATTTGAAAAATAAAGAATGCAACTATTTTTATGATAGGATATTGAAAAGAAATAAACGCTGTACAGTAAAATTTCGTATTTTGCTAGCGAACGAACTTCATAGTTTAGCAGAGTACGAAATAAAATTAGAGGAGGGAAATTAGCATGAATGTTCACGAACTAGCAATGAAGTTTTTTCAAATGAGGAATTATAGTCCTGAAAGTGTAAATGAATTACTCGATTTTACGAAAAAGTCATATATTCATAACGATATTTGCATCACTGACTATCGTAACCTTGTTCGTGAACTCGAGGCTCAAGGAGCAGAAGTTCCTGAATCCCTTTAAACCACATGAAGAAACAACTTAAAGAAAGATTGTACAAGTAGTCAATCATTTGTATCAAAAATGCATTCTTAGCAGCAAATTTCAGAATTAGAACGGCCCTCGCCTTAAGTAGCAGGAGGGCCCATTTCTTCTTTTACAGTTTGAAGCAGTCGGTCTAGTACATATTGTGAAGATACAATTAAATTAGTAAACCTCGACTTACTCGTTTCAGGATAAAAGGCCTGTACAGATATTGCTTCAATATTTTCATATGTAGACTCTATTTGCTGAACAAATAGGTTTTTCGGTCGATTTAATTTAATCCATTGTACCGCTTTTTTTTTCCATTCATCATTTGTAATTTTTACTTCATCCGCGAATGGTTTAACTTCTTTATAAAAATCTCCAGACTTCTGAAGCTCCCTTGCCTTGTCATATCTTTCCGACAAAAAGAAAATATAATTTAATAATTGATTCGACAAATTGCTTAATTCTACATTTTCATTCATCTATTATCAGCTCCTAATTTATAGACAGAAATGGCTGTCAGGAGAATTTTTTGCAAAAATAAAAGTAGCTTATAAAAATCAGCTACTAAAGATTGATCCAATTTTAGTGTAATTTATATCCTAATTCAAGCTTTATGCTTGGCTGACGCTGAGTACTTTCCTTCCCATCGGCCTTGCCGCTCTTTGCCTGATAATAAGCGATCTCTGTTTCCAATGCTTGCATTCTATCCGTACAGCTTGATAGGTGATCTGAACAATCCATTTGCAATGCGTTCCTAATACCAGAAAAGTTTGAATCAAGAGCAGTTTCTAATTCCTCAAGCTGATTATAAATTTCAGAAAGCATATTAATCAGTTCCTCTTTTGCGCTAACATTTTTCTTCATCTTCTAAGCCCTCCTTCGAATAAGAACACCTGTTATAGATACTGTTATGTACTCTATTCGCTCTCCTTTATTCCAATCCTTCACGGCTGACAAAACTAGAAGCGTTTCGTCAAAGTAAGAAAAAATTTTTATTTATCTCTCCTTTCTTTCGACATTTTCCTCTCGCATGGAAAACCCATAATTGTGCACACTAATAAGCGGAGGTGCGGTATTTTGAATAAAAATGAAACACATACGAAAAATCAGCCAAAAAAGCAGGAAGAAACTAAAACCGGTTATGGAAATAAAAAACTCGAAGGACCCAATCGCCCATC from Bacillus sp. DTU_2020_1000418_1_SI_GHA_SEK_038 includes these protein-coding regions:
- a CDS encoding YppG family protein; this translates as MFGRRGNRASHYMYQYHPTSINNVEYGLNQNQWRQQPPYYPSPAGNMGFYNSPHNQPFPYGSDMMYQNGFPSMASQNLMYSPFPTNGYPMKQNGMQMGQGNFSQSIFQNPLDPETNQNNSNSFNPYFSNSYMNPYPKQSFIPKQSSGVQSLMNSFKAQDGSIDINKMMNTAGQMVNAVSQVSSLVKGLGGIIKV
- a CDS encoding Hsp20 family protein, whose protein sequence is MSNDSKKGKNEMGDLMKSMNQFFNEKPVRGFLQTMDEFFRNPFPFHSPFHVDVRETAEEHIITAELPGVKREQIQLDVLDNYVTISVQSHEILTEEDENQKMIKKRQSMQRSSRTIPLPQTITESKVKASYQNGLLKIRVPKQKGKHINIDEIE
- a CDS encoding ABC transporter permease subunit; the encoded protein is MLRTLQQIVIIFLLILSLAAIPMIVEVNQHENRLKWHFEKLPGIYGDFISEISNGSLGTYQLGSQHREIAGDIGNNFFTSLKIMLIGVNVSIIISLIFGIFISRFRLTKLLNFILNVLSAIPDFIIIILSLILAVKFYKVTGVRIISLRADAGALNLWFPTLLVSIAPTIYMFKLVSVRYLQTSSEDYIKTAVAKGMRLNYINFQHVYKNVEPFIKAELIKVISLSIGNLFIVEYIMNVSGITKFIFQSNEIQPIAIGLFSMLLISGVVFLSIRLVLYLFKRGFIYE
- a CDS encoding ABC transporter permease subunit, with translation MNKLFNINYSLYAGSLFVSIILFLCVFGPILAPHSLTEMLETQYTNGKVLAPPIQPFINDSYPLGTDKWGYDLMTMILYGIRFTVFVALAVTCIKMLLGTVMGLYAGMWKKTPSWVGAFENAWSYIPLFLILYFFMRPISFNSQLSSSTLIGYFIMIASVISIPSIVSTVRLKTAELNKSVYIEAANVLGARKNRLIWKHIFPQMKETLLVMFILEIVYVITIMGQLSLMNIFIGGTTVRFDPLIYLSVTKELSGLVGQARGNINGNTHILMTPLMVLLFTTISFSLLANGLKNRFQANYSRTPWIQTGQTQRIKPIRKQLNQKRKRLLPKGERLAFAFLVMVFIGAGVYVIATKDKDVGVKNDSKAYYDMHVEMDAKGVFHTTANIQIKNISDDNWEDITFYFIPNAFIKGHPYQSVKGYSTVQMNEIMINGDQATYSLDNDNLIISIPSSMQKKKKHQVKIEYAITIPNEGVRLSKEKENYYLAHWYPMLATYQNGKWNKEDYDDGMETFHTDFANFEVTYKIPEGYSLISSSDKDPRIEESEGKIKVKKVRDFFIGIVKDMDIHETEANDGVKIRLFTKTDHQKNIKETLELARDALSFYQENIGKYPHKQLDIILDNGPFMEYSGVVTINPYIEDVYFYKNAIVHEIAHQYFYGVVANDQYHQAWVDEGMTEFATSMYFYAGKNQSRREAFRIPYNRIERIEAANPPIGRQYSNVSLDKVKNTGFIYGQPAIEMLKMMEDKYRLKGDDVKEVSMQFLSSYYEHFKYKEVDTKEFIRFTKDYFSVPTGYFNKWLDTSEH
- a CDS encoding YppF family protein, yielding MNVHELAMKFFQMRNYSPESVNELLDFTKKSYIHNDICITDYRNLVRELEAQGAEVPESL
- a CDS encoding YppE family protein, which gives rise to MNENVELSNLSNQLLNYIFFLSERYDKARELQKSGDFYKEVKPFADEVKITNDEWKKKAVQWIKLNRPKNLFVQQIESTYENIEAISVQAFYPETSKSRFTNLIVSSQYVLDRLLQTVKEEMGPPAT